TACACAGAACATAATTAAGAAGTGAAAAATTTCCAATAATTACCAAACACatttaaacagttttaaaacaagaaaataaaacttcagaaatTTACCCTGAAATATATAAAAGCCATCAGGTCTCAGTAAAAGGACATTAATTCCAAAAGTATCTGACTGAAATAAATTTAACTACAGGAAATTCTTGAAGACATTAAACCaccaataaataaaagataataaaaatatgagagtaatcagaaaaaaacaaattattaccCTTGTTGACATACCTCTTCATCATCAAGGAAGGATTCAAACCAGTCCCATAGATCTGTAGGGGGCTGTGTATATCTAGAATTACAAAAGACTATTATTAAACATATGtgaattaaaatgagatatttcCTGGAAATGTACATAAATGCACGCTCACCTTATATACATAAATCCAAGAGCTCTAATATATGGAGAGTCTGTGTGTGTTATAAGACCCATCACTTGCTTTCGAGTTAACTTCAGGGTAAATAATTTGTATAACAGGCAAAATGCTGTAGAAACAATTCCTCCTGTTCCAACACCTCGAACCTTTAGGGGAAACAAGAGTTAAGAAAAAGCAGTAAAATAATTAACAGACTCAACACCAATTGATTAATCCTGTTAGGTATTAATAACAAGCCATAATCCAGAACTAAGAAACAAGCATTAAAAAGTAACACTTTTCTAACCCTATTTCACTGAACACTtgaatttagattaaaaaaattgtCACTCAAGTATATAACTGACAGGCCTCTAGTTCTCTAAATATAAACTTAGttatcagaaacagaaaaactgaaaaatgcacGTACTTCTACTTACCCCTCCGCACATCCCTGTCTGGCCCGCTGTTTTCCTGCTTCCTTTCTCCCATGGTTCAACGTGCGTGACctgaaaatagaaaagaggaaCACAACAAACATTCATACTTTGAATTTGTTTAAAAGCCTGATAAAAGTATACCCAAGTCCATAATAGAGCAGCTcttccaaaattattttggcaTTAAGTATATGTTTACTGACATTAAGTGTGTAAATCATTTTTGGAAAAACTGCTTAGACATTTAAACAACACCCAAAAGCTACTAGGGTTTAACAAAACCTTAATAGCTTTGCAGAGGAGAAATCCCACTAAACTGGCCTTATAAAGAGCTGATATCTGTATCTGGGAGTCAGAAAATTTCTATAGTCTCCCTTGGTTGCAAAAACTATTTGGTAATACTTTAACTTTgataatatttgataatattttaacttatgagttgcttttaaaacattttcctttaaaaatggaTTTAAGTCTCCAATTTAAAGCAAAAAGTATTAATGAAGTTTAAGCATTAATTTGAAATACTTGAAAATACCTTTAATAGTtcaattttattgtaatttaaaatctacattataaaattaaggaaaattaCTGGAAAAATCTCTAAAACAGTAGCAGGTTACTTGTGATGCAAAATTATGGAactttttatttgtacattttttccaCCAGGGTCAGGTTTATTCCTGattaaagataaaattacaaAGGCCACACTTACAGAGATCATTGTTGTAATTAAGCTTCAGCCTAATTATGTGTGAACCAATCCAATTATTCCCCAGAATATAAGTTGTGTCAAAAACTGAGTGTGACTAGTCACAGGCATATACTAAGTATCATCAAAGATGATACAGTATCATATTTGCTATAAGGAACATCTTACAAAACCATTCCTTATctaaaaatagcaacaacaacaacaaaagaatattaGCTCTATAATAGAATCCAAAAAGGCCTTTTGGGAAgacccatttttgtttttttaaaaacatacaaaaaaaatcctgttttttCACTACgtatttctaaaattctatttcCACCCGCACATTGTAAATTTTGTAGTCCTGAATAATGGCTTCAGATAGAAAATCATGCATTTAAGTTTAAGCACTACACTATTTCGCAGTGCTTTAACGTTTCCTTTACTCCCCACAGACTGCTATGTAAAACATGTTTCAATTCCTTAAAAGCTAGCCAAAGTCAGGGTTGGatgtatacaaaataaaattacaacgTTGGAAACTTACATATTTCAGTGAGTATTTGATCTGAACGTCTTAAGTCCTGATAATATTAGTAAAAAGCTGGGTCTATTAGTTTTTTAAcggaatttaaaaacaattcctGGTAGAATCTTGTTTCAAAACACATTTGAAACTTAAAAACGAGACTTTCCTCTATTACATTAACATTTTGCCTATGTTAGAAAACAGAACCTGCCGCAAAAAGAGCAGGAACCCAATTTTCAACTGCTTAAAGTTTACTGCATAAATAAAGCTAAGGATTAAATGTTATTCACCATACTGTATCCATACTAAAAAGGTCTTAccttttaaaagctaaaaaaacTAATTCATAGAATTATAATCAGACCTACTCTCGTAAGAGGATTCCAAATTTATCTGTGTACTTTATCAACCCAAAGTTGAACTGTATTCCTCAAGATATGTTTTCTATAAAAAGCAACTAATCTCTCAAAATCCTTCAATAACCTAATTACTCAACTGGGGGAAAAGGTGGGCAAAACGAAAGAGAATGTCCTTTTGTTACCATCTCTACACATACGTTCAAATGACAGAAAACACTTTGTGTGGTCTGTCgagtttttaaaagtcaatataGACAAAAATGGATTGTATATTAGATGCTCcggataaaatatttaaagaccaTTAAGgctattattaatattctttaaaatagaaattaacctTTGGAGGCCTGGAAGGTATTTTTTACACTACCTAATTTGCAGGGAAGTGGAAAAAGCCTACCTAATTGGTGAAGGACCAAAAgcaatggccaaaaaaaaaaaaaaaaaatctaattagcCGTTCATTTAACCAGGGAAATGCATTTATGGCGATTGAGCATGATTAATAGTGCATACCTCTACCTGCGACCCTGGGCTGCTCCGAGCCTCGCTGCAAGACTGAGTCAATCCTGCTAACGAAACAAGAACTGAGACAAGAGTGCAGTGAGGAGGCGCCAGGTGAGCTCCCCAGCACAGCCAAGCCAGCACCGACCCTGCCGCAGAAGCCCAGGGCCCAGATAATTCTAAATTAGCCCAATGCACAGGTGGCTGAGACCTCTTACTCCTGACTTCCTGCTGGGAAAATTTCCAGGCCTTCTGTACACCTCTTGAAATGGCACCTCTCCACCCTcatccccccaaccccacccgaCACACACGCACTGACCATTTCCCTGTCTGGATCGGATAGTGAGTACCAACAACACGAGGCCAATACTGAAGTCATTACACGCCCTGGCCAGGGGTGAGCGGGAGAAGCACCAACAAGTTGGCGCTCAGTAGATCCACGtcaaaaggaataattttaaagctGTAAACTGGAAAGGCTTCTGTtactctttcctcctctccccaatCCCTCTTGCCGAACTCCCCCCAGGGGTGGGCAGAAggttgggggaggagagagatcAATAGTGGCGGGCTCTCCCGGCTCTAAAAATCTAAAATGGAAACGAGAGGGCGGCCCCAGTCCGACCCCTCCCAGAGAAGACTACAGGCCGCAGCTCCCCCTCCGCCGAaccacctccccccacccacaAATCTTCAGATTTCGGGGGCCGCCTTCGCCCGTTTCCTCCATACCCCCTCTTCCGAACTTACCCCCAAAGCCAAGGCCTACACGCTTCGTACCTTAAAGTAGATCTCGTCCACCACCTCGTGGTAGGTCTTGAGCTCGTAGAGCTGTACTTTGAAGTAAGGCGACGACAGGATGTTGGTCAGGATCATGGGGTTGAGGTTCATGGTCTTCTCGTTGCCCCAGAGCGGGAGCACATTGCCCTGCTTGCCCGAGACCGCCGGCTTGGtagcgccgccgccgccgcactGCTGCTGTTGCTGAGCCGCAGCAGCGGCCGCCTGGTGCTGCGGCTGCGAGTTGCCTGTCAGCGCGGGGCTGTTGTTAGCCATGTTGCGgcggaaggaaggagggagggaaggaaggagggggggGAGGGGGCCAAGCTCGATCTCGCTCTTCGGGACAACGGTCTGGGACCCTACTCCATGGAACGTCGTCGGGAGAAGGGGCCGCCTTGCTGTGCCCCAGCCGGGCAAGAGAGGGCACCCAGGGCGCCGACAAAAGGACCCCGGGCCGAGAGCAAACAGCGAAACCCAGTCCCCGAGAACTCCACGCAGAAGGGGAGCCGGCGGCAAGTGAGCTCGATCTCTTCCGCCAACTGCCCCTGGGAACAAGATGGCGGACCCGGCGGATATGACGCCACGCACCCCAGCGTTCCAAGCTGAACTGCCGGCCAATCAGAGACGCCCAGGTGGGCTGGAGCGTCCTCTTCCTAGTTCCCCGCGTTCTCTGCACCCTGAAGTCGCTGCAGTGACCTCCCTACCTGACTCTTAGGGGATTTCCCCTGAGAATTTGGGGGCCGGGGGAGAGGGTGGTAGGCTTAATCCGTTGTTGTATTTTGACTGGGGGCTTGATTTCTTTTGTCGAGAGCTGAACCAGAAAGGGTTCGCATGGCTGCGATGTGCTTGCTAATATCGTGACTCTTGACTCCTGCAGAGTATCCGAGAGGGTCTCCTGGCGTCTGTTTTAAGGTTCTCTGGAAGGGACAATGGTCAGGGACCCCACTCCTCCGGGAGATTCTGATCAAAGGTCACGTCCTTCGCCAGCCTCTAGTGTCTAGCCAGAGGTCTTAAATTTATTCAACCGTAAGATTGAGATAACATTTGCCTGGGCTGTTGAGAGCACTGAAAAAGCTAATATACTTGTGGCGCTTAGTAGACTGTTCCAGGCATCTGGTAGGcgccttttcttttctccctgctCTGGATCTTTCGATTCTAGGAATGTGTTCGGAGTGGTAAACATTGGGTGAGATACTGTGAAATGGGAATGGGGGTGTGAATGTGTGGGGAGTTTGAACGTTGCAATCTTAACTTCAGTGGCGCATacacagaggagaagaaaagaatgacGATGGAAACTTTGGGGAAAATCCCATCTGGATGAAAATAaaccaggaggagagagagaagacaagCAGAAAAGTAGGTAAACCAAGAGACAGTTGTATGACAGAatacaaggaaacagaaaaaaataaataatgaattgaGTGACTGATTAATGTTTAGAGCTGTACAGTACAAAAGTGGTAATCCTGTCCGGTTCCTTTGTTTTAGGTTGCAAGAGAACTAGAACCCTAAGAGGAGAAGCAGTTTTCACCTTCTTAGTAGCAAATCTTGTTTTTCTCTATAGTGGTTTTTATTAACTTCCAAAGGAAAACTGAAGATCCTAACCCCTGTGTCATGAGTTACCACGTTAGAAGtccatagaaaaaaatttttttgaaccCAGTTCttactttttgtgtatatattttttgccttGATAATAATAGTTTATTGAGTTTATTGAGTGACACATTGCCTAATCGTATGGCTTATTTTTAATTCCTCAGATACATGATCTTTCTGTATAGTCTTAAACAGTCTTTACCCCTAGTCACTTTGGATGAAAAGCTTGGTAGAGAGGTTGACTTTGATATCTAAGTGTCAGTGGCATCAAACTCAGGGAGCCAGGTATTATGATAAAGTGCTTAACATATTCAATGAATCCCTACAACAGGCTGAAGATGTTATTTttatcaccattttaaaaaatgtttattcacttGTAATTGAAGACCTCTACGCTGCACATATATAAAGCTGTAAGTTTGGTTTGATCAGTTTTGACATATATGTATACCCATTAAACCattactacaataaaaataatcttcCGTCATTCCCAAAAGTTTTCTTGTGCCCTTGTAATCCATCTCTCTTTCCCACTTCATACCGAAGCAACCACTTTCTGTCAATAGAgactattttgcattttcttgaatcttaaataaatgaaatcatacacagtgttctctttttttgcctCCTTATTGCATGTATCAGCaggttgtgtttttttaaaattactgattagtattccattgtattatcacaattttatttatctaatcATTGATGGGCACAGCATTTTcatttgtaatagccccaaattAGAAATAACGCAAAGTCTTAAaaatgctgtgaacatttgtgacTAGACagtgtggactttttttttttttttttttgagacagagtcccactctgttgcccaggctggagtgccctctTTCAGTAGGAAGTAGCCAGATGGACTTGACACCCCTCTTCACTatgctattttctctttcttgagacCATGATATGCAGCAGGCAGACACGAGCATGGGGGAATATAAAGGGTCCAAGATATTTGTCAGGGGAAAATGAGCAGAGCAAAATCACCTGGTGACCATCCAGTAGGCCCTGGAGACAAAAACTTCTTATCTGAGGATTTCAAAAGTAATTAGACTTCCCTATTATCTAACACAGGCATCTGGTTccagtttttttccccccaaatttatAAGTAACTAGAATTTCTATATATCCCTCTTGAATGCATGCATATCAAAACTCATCGTGTGACCCTTGCTGACATTAAGGCACCAGAATGTCTACAAATGTAATATTTATCATGACCTACATGGCCGCTCCCATAAATATCCCTAAGGTCCATAAATACCCCTAAGGAAAAATTCACCGTGGCACACTCAGTCCTCTCTTGCTGAGGCACCCTACTGCACTCTTCTGCAGCATTCTATTTAATGGAAGTTTCCTTTTTAAACCTATACTGTTGTCTGTAGATTCTTCTTACCAACCCAAGAGTTGACCGCTTTCTGATGCAGGGGCTCTGACACCTCACTCGGTGTCATGcctatggtgtgaggtagggttGATGTTCATTTTTTCCCCCCGACAGGTATTGAGTTCAtccagcacaatttgttgaaaagactttcctttccctttggaaTTGCTTTAacactttgtcaaaaatcaatcaacCCTGCCATGTGTGGATCTACTTCTGGACTGCGTTCCATTGATCTTGGTGTTTATCTTTTCACTGATACCAAACTATCTTAACTACTATTGCTTACAGTAAGTTTTGGAATCAGGTAGAGTACAAGTATCCCAACTTGattcttccttttaaaagtcACTTTGGTTACTCTAGTTCCTTTATATttccatcaattaaaaaaaaaagcctggcataTTGATATGTATTGGTGCTCAGTGAACATGTATCATTCTTGAATAAATGATAAGAAGATTAAAATGGATTGCCATGTGTAACTAAAATGACAGAAACTGAATATGTGATTGTTCAGAACAACCACAAATCTAGGGTCATATAAGAAGCCATTGACTAACGTACCCAAGAACTAAAAATCTGAAGCGATTGGTGGTTTGTGCTAAAGAGTCAAGGGTGTTAGACAAAGCTACCCATCTCCTTGGTTATTATTTCAAAACACTGAATCAGACGAGTTATGAATTGAGATTTAAGAATTACCAGGAGTTAACTAGGTGAATAAAGGGGAACAGATATTCTAGGCAGGGCAAACCTGTGCAAAGGCTGTGAGTCACGAAAGAACAGATGGTGTGTTTGGAATGGGTTGTCACTATTAAGGCACTCGGCTATTTTTTCAGGGGCAAATTAAAAACCCGTGgtggcttggcatggtggctcatgcctgtaatcccagcactttgggaggccaaggctggtggatcacttgaggtcaggagtttgagaccagcctcgccaacatggcgaaacccctttgctaccaaaaaaagaaagaaaaaaaaaccaaaattagctggatgtcatggctcatgtctgtaatcccagcttcttgggaggctgaggcacgagaattgcttgaatccagaaggcagaggttgcagtgagctgagatcgtgccactgtactccagcctgggcaacagagtgagactccatctaaaaaaaaaaaaagaataataataataataataaatagtggTTCATACTAATGAATAATGGCTGAATAGTGGGGCTGAATATCTGCTTGTCATCTCCGGCCACCAGAGGAAGGGTCTATGCCTTCCATCTAATAATTCCAGGCCCCAGTCACACAGTGATTGACATATAGTAGATACtaagtaaatatttacttattgagagaacaaataaatgaatgaattattggTTCTACTTGGCTGGAGAGTAAGACTGATCCAAAGCCTTTAATGAATGTGAGAAGAGTCCAGGAAGTCAGTTAAAGCCATGTCAGGGGAAAGAAGATATATGTCTCAAAGATGCAGCAGTTTTATTCAAGGGGGGAGTATTATAATGTAAGATAACATAAGAATGAAcctgaattatttaaattatggccatttgATTATGGCATGGggttatatattttagaaaactttatGTGAAAATTATTGAAGTTATCTAAATTCACCTTGAAAATGTTATAGtagtcttatatttaaaaatctaaccGTTAACTTTAATTCCCATGAATAATCTAAATTCTGATACAATGTTTGCCAGGGACATTTTTGTGTGGTTGCCAACTCTGTAGCATGGCCAGGGTTACAGATGGAAGTGATCTGCTCAGCAGATGGGTCATAAATTTGTTGATACTGGATTCATTTTAAGCTGCTgctaagaaataagaaatatccaGAAGTTATATCTCAACCATTTGGAAAATTACACAAGGGGGGATAACtgtcactatctttttttttttgagatggagtcttactctgttacccaggctggagagcagtggtgcaatctcggctcactgcaacctccacttcctgggttcaagtgtttctcctgcctcagcctcctgagtagctgggaccacaggcgcctgccaccagccccggctagtttttgtatttatagtagagatggggttttgctatgttggccaggctagtcttgaacttctggcctcaagtgatcctcctgcatcagcctcccaaagtgctgggattagaggtgtgagctaccgcacccagccccccgccattttttttaagatggagtctcgctcttgccacccaggctggagtgcagtggcgatctcggctcactgtaacctctgcctccggggttcaagcgattctcctgcctcagccccttgagtagctgggattacaggtgcccaccaccatgcctggctaatttgttttgtatttttagcagagacaggccttcaccatgttggccaggctggtcttgaaatcctgacctcaggtgatctatccaccttggcctcccaaaagtgctaggattacaggcatgagccactagcACCTGGCCCAGCCTCTCTTTTACAAGACAATTCTTTGTATGTCTGATCAGAGACAGAGTACTGGGCTGAATGGGTGATTGTCACATCCGGGCCCAAATGAGATTAGGTAATGGAttccaaaccttttttttttaaatccttttgtTAATTGCTTTTGCTACAAAATGAAGTCAGGATAGAAGAGTTCTGACTGGTCCCTTCTTTATTTGGCCTTTATAAACCCATGGATCCTTGTAAGTGAAATTGTCTCATTCACAGTGCTATTGACAGGGCAACCCTATGTGGCCCATGATTTATACCAAGGGACCCTGGCTCTCTCACCACAGCCAGTTGGACCACAGGTGGCACTAATCTAATGCTAGCCAGTCACCTGTTATATAGCTTCCTTGTGAATAGATGATCTAGGGTTTCCAGATCCTTGTAGGAATCTGAATGGGGAACGTAATCAAACAGTTAGCAGTAGGCACTAAAACAGAAAGAATGGAATGAGATAGGGAAGGAAACATTCAGGTTCATACCCAGGTTCTGAGTAAGCAGTATTACAAAATAAGCAGGAGCTATGAAGTGGAGAAAAGATTAAGTTCTCAAGTCAGTATACTATGAAAATAAGCATAATCAATATTAccctttaaaaatttgttaaataacTTAGAAGTAGTACAATCACATAGTTTTGTGAGGTTCTCCTGTATACATGGACATTCAGATTGTTTTAAGGGATTCACTTTTTCACTTGCCAGGTCCTCAACCTTTATGCTGTATTTGTA
This region of Macaca fascicularis isolate 582-1 chromosome 1, T2T-MFA8v1.1 genomic DNA includes:
- the PRPF38B gene encoding pre-mRNA-splicing factor 38B isoform X5, with the translated sequence MANNSPALTGNSQPQHQAAAAAAQQQQQCGGGGATKPAVSGKQGNVLPLWGNEKTMNLNPMILTNILSSPYFKVQLYELKTYHEVVDEIYFKVTHVEPWEKGSRKTAGQTGMCGGVRGVGTGGIVSTAFCLLYKLFTLKLTRKQVMGLITHTDSPYIRALGFMYIRYTQPPTDLWDWFESFLDDEEVCQQGYLQRLYLDILYI
- the PRPF38B gene encoding pre-mRNA-splicing factor 38B isoform X6 — protein: MANNSPALTGNSQPQHQAAAAAAQQQQQCGGGGATKPAVSGKQGNVLPLWGNEKTMNLNPMILTNILSSPYFKVQLYELKTYHEVVDEIYFKVTHVEPWEKGSRKTAGQTGMCGGVRGVGTGGIVSTAFCLLYKLFTLKLTRKQVMGLITHTDSPYIRALGFMYIRYTQPPTDLWDWFESFLDDEEISAAIIFGYTVYLNT